The segment actttacttttttctaatgTAAAAACTATTATGGAATGCggttcaatataaaaatttgaaaaaatgctCTTTGTGTAATTAAAGTGTTTCTAGCATTAAATCTTAGTTATCTCAGAACTtcttaaaattcaattatttctCTTAAaccaattcttaaaaatttcacaaaaatatttaacttatttcCATTTCTACTTCATTCTCTATTTCTTGTTAAACACTTCTTAAACTTGtcaataaatattgtttgatTGTTACTTTAAATTGCGTTTTAGtttgtcaaataaataaatgtttttacataTAGTATTTATTGACTTGTCACACGATTTGTTATGAATTCTAGATTATTTTCCATATGTATTCGTTTATTTACCAAAATCACACTTTTAACAGCCAAGATAACAATTTCCGTTATGTCAATAATTCAAACAATTTGCACTTACAGCATTAGAAAGTCTAAAATGcagttgaatatttttttttttttttgaggaaaaGTTGTTAACAGGAGAATGCGAAATTGAAAAGAATATTTTGTCTGTAATAGTAAGTTTATTTAAGAAAGTAAATAACGGATTctgtaaatatttctatagaggAAGGAAAGTAAAAACGTTCAAGTTAGACTTAGTTGAATAGTTCGAATACAGacatgaacagaactagaacagaacttgaacagaactagaacagaattagaacagaactagaatagaactagaacagaactagaacagaactagaacagaactagaacagaactagaacagaactagaacagaactagaacagaactagaacagaactagaacagaactagaacagaactagaacagaactagaacagaactagaacagaactagaacagaactagaacagaactagaacagaactagaacagaactagaacagaactagaacagaactagaacagaactagaacagaactagaacagaacagaactagaacagaactagaacagaactagaacagaactagaacagaactagaacagaactagaacagaactagaacagaactacttagaacagaactacttagaacagaactagaacagaactagaacagaactagaaaagaactagaaaagaactagaacagaactagaacagaacttgaacagaactagaatagaactagaaaagaacagaactagaacagaacagaaatagaacagaactagaacagaatagaacagaacagaattagaacagaacagaactagaacagaaatagaactagaacagaaatagaacagaaatagaactagaacagaactagaacagaactagaacagaactagaacagaactagaacagaactagaacagaactagaacagaactagaacagaactagaacagaactagaacagaactagaacagaactagaacagaactagaacagaactagaacagaactagaacagaactagaacagaactagaaaagaactagaacagaactagaacagaaatagaaaagaactagaacagaactagaacaggacttgaacagaactagaaaagaacagaaatagaacagaactagaacagaacagaaatagaacagaactagtacagaaatagaacagaaatagaacagaacagaactagaacacaaatagaactagaacagaaatagaactagaacagaactagaacagaactagaacagaactagaacagaactagaacagaactagaacagaactagaacagaactagaacagaactagaacagaactagaNNNNNNNNNNNNNNNNNNNNNNNNNNNNNNNNNNNNNNNNNNNNNNNNNNNNNNNNNNNNNNNNNNNNNNNNNNNNNNNNNNNNNNNNNNNNNNNNNNNNgtctagtctatagtctagtctatagtctagtctatagtctagtctatagtctaggctatagtctaggctatagtctagtctatagtctaggctatagtctagtctataatctagtctatagtctagtgtatagtccagtctattgtctaatctatagtctattctataggccagtctataaactgtagtctgggctatagtctagtctttaatctaatatatagtgtagtcttatGTCTAGTTtgtaggctattctatagtctagtttatagtctagtctatagtctaatctatattctgcTCAATAGTCTTTTTTGTGCCCCTATACTTGACTAGTCTTCTCTCTTGCATATAAAGTTAGTCTTGAAGTTGCtatatatacaataatattGTCTTTTATAATGTTATGTTTTGCTGGGTTTcaaatgtttttgttcttccaatTCAAACATAATGTTATACATAGAATGCGGTGAAAAGAAAATCATATACGTATTGAGAATTACGTACCTTAGCAGCAttatcatatatttatttaaaaaaacttcttatAGATACTACTTTAAGGAATATagattaaattttgtttcttcgAAGGATATGTAACAATAGGAGAAATAacattgtttattaatttaaagagattttaataTAATGCAGTTTATAGTTAAAGATCTATATGCGTAGATCCAGCAAAGAAAAGACTTCACTTTAAGATCTTTTTGAGTAAAACTTTTGATTAATTAAGAGCTTTCTCTTCGATGGTGTTCTTTCTTAGAGTAGATAGTTAATATGGTGAGAGCTAAATGTGAAAGCTAACTTTTGAAATTGTTCAATAACAAAGTTCGTTGCATTAACGCACAAAATTAATCAATATAGAGTTTTATGGAAATGCATATAAATTCCACTTAAAAACTCCcacttaacaattttttatttatttttttctgctcttctaaagaaaatctcCTGAGgttttgcaacaattttttttcatcacATTTTCATATGCATTAATATGAAATAAGTAGAATTTTTATCATCTACTCTTCTTCCTTAACTAAAAATAGATGTtgattttgcattatttttctgtttctttagaaaaaaattaaaaataaaattgctgctaaaagagaaaaattttaatgaagtaTTTTGTAATATTCAACTTTAtgaattcgtttttttttcttccgcaaagttttgtaaagaaataccCATGAGTAACATAATCTTTTCATCATTATTAATGAAAagttatttgaataatttttattttacattttactcaACATGgtgtaaaaaagtgtttttttcttgttgctgGTGAAGAGAAGTTTTAAAGTCAATTATTAAATAAGGaaatcaaaaattaagaaaaattttaagaaaaaattgctaaaaatagcaaaagtaaatgaaaataatttttaactaaattcggTTTGGGATTTAGATAAACTATAATGTTTTATCAATATTCTTGTTTAAAGCCAATAGTATTGAGTATTAGCTAAGTATAACtggtagtgtagtctatagtcttatctacatATGAATGTCGAACACTGGCCTATATtggcataatttttaaattacagacaaaaatatagactagactttggactgtactatagtctaaactatggacaagactagagactacactatagagtagactgtagactagattatagactagactatagaatagactaaagactacactacagactaggctatagactagactacagactagactatagaatagactagtctctaaaatagactatacacaagactatagactagattatttacaagactatagattatactacagactagactatagactaaacgataagatatactatagactaggctaaaaaatggactatagactgactacagACTTTACTataaattacactatagactagactatagactagactatagactagactatagactagactatagacttgactacagacaagactatagactagagactagtctaaagacaagactatagactggactatagactaaactatagactagactatagaataaactatagactagactgtagacaagactatagactagaatatagactggactatagactagagtatagaatagactatagactagactgtagacaagactatagactagactatagactagactgtagacaagactatagaatatactataggctagactgtagacaagactatagactatattatagactatagtatagactatagccaagactagatattatagactggactacagacaaaACTAAAGACTTacccatagactagactacatactaggctatagaacgGTCATTACACTGGATTATTAAATAGACTATAGgatacactatagacaagactgcatactatactgtagacttgactatagactagactatagactacactacagactaggctatagactagactacagtctaggctatagactagactacagactagactatagaatagactagtcagtaaaatagactatacactagactatagactagattatttataagactatagactaaactaaagacttgactataaacttgactatagactagactatagactagactatagactagactatagactagactgtagactagactatagactagactatagactagactatagactagactatagactagactatagattagactatagactagactgtagactagactatagactagactatagactagactgtagactatactttagactagactaaagactagactagactctacactaggctatagactatattatgtattagactatactataggctagactgcagactagacaataaactagaatatataatagactgtagtctagaatttagactatGCATAGGAAAGGattttaatacataattatttctttatttttattgcaagAAAAATCTCTTTCTACAattaataatcatattaacataaatatgacctcaaattgaaattatatcattaaaagaaaatagttcAAAAAGcagaaaactaaaaacaaacaaaattgtacaaagaaatcaaagaagaaaataaaataattcataatttatttctccaaagaaaaatatttcaaataaacgaacaaaaactcttaaaaaaaacgaaaataatttgTAACGAAATCAGCTTTTTACagcgaaaaaaaaaagaaaacttgaaaaccaaacaaaatatacaaatcaaaCGAGTGTCAACAGCAGCTACCAACAACCCTCAAactatattgaaaaacaaaaacaacaaaaacactccCCCCTTCATACTGCttgtaaaaaacacacacattttcTAACAAACACTAACTAAACTGCATTAagccaaacaacaacaaacaattttacagccataataataaaacaactacATCCCCAAAGTATATttgctctctttctctctcttatGATATTACATGAATCCTGATGACTCACTCTTTCACTCGTGCATTTATTATGCCTTTACTTGTGTGTTGCTGTtgatgtttgttattgttaaatacCTGATaacagaaatgaaaaaaagtagaaaaaatcaaccctcatttgttttgatttctcTTTTACTGTTTCATTATCATCACTCTACTTATTTGTCACATcaatggttttatttttgttgttattttgcatCAAAGTCAACCTCATCATTTAGTTCAAATGCCCCTCCCTTTAATCGAAATGTTCTATGTTgagcaaagaaaaaaatctcataTAAAGATTagttcttttttctctttttatcttattaaatatatttggttagtattttttaacaattttgttgtattgttgttgttttaaaggaaaattttttatgtgtttttctcAGAATTTGGTATTTCTTTTGATTAATACTCTTGTCCTTATTTGAAGAAGTTTATGGATAATTATCTAAACATTTAGTAGTAGTTATTAATTtcctatatttttgttattataattagCAGTTTAAGAATCGAAGatatttaattaatgtaaattGGGACGTCTTCTTCTTTCTATATTAAGAAAATCCTTATATGCAGGACTACAAACGGGAAGACtaaaggcaagactatagacgaaatTCTAAAGACAATACTAAAGACTACAGTATAGGATAGTCTAAGAAGAGACTAAATATGACTTATATACACAAAACGCAAGTCCGGTCTATAAACGGTACAATCAATTAGAccacaaaatactttttaagttcacaaataataaattaattttccgCGGGCATGTTACCTTAATGAAAGACCCCATTTTAACGTTATAGCAATTCTTGGATTACTTTAAAATGGGATCGAACCAgaaaaccacataatctggtatatATATATGGGTTTCCAGTTGCCCGCAgtatgtcctggctggttaAGAACAACATTTAACTTACTTATTCTAGTTACACGGTTTGGCAAGACACGTATAGCCCTTAACACTCTTAGATGGGGTATTTGTTGTCATAGTCAACAGCACCGAATTTGCGTTAAAACCGTATACACTACAGGGATTCCGAAGCAAcacaaattcgcgggaagagtgagTTACGGTTAAAAGACAATATTTTGGGAAAAGTTTGGTGTTGCTGTTgatgacaacagataccccacagaggagtgactgtgagaCTTAGCTttgaaaatgagttggtgtAAAGGATGAAAGAAAGTGGTGTTTGGATTATGCCAGCCCCTGGAATAAGTGTGTCACATGAATGAGAAGTGTGTTAGATTAAAAGGTGATGGAAGAAAGGTCCTAGCAAAGGCCAAAAAAAACATCACATCCGCAGAAGGTCAAATATTTCACtttgtgctacttttgaagtggcaataaatgttattcctttggaagtacttcgaACACTTTATGTTCGTGTTAGTGAGAATAAAGCCTTCGGCTTACTTAATGGATTCGTACTTAGGCCTTCCAGTAATGTGTTCTTGCCGACAGAACACGTCGCATCTaagtggttgtaaacggaaatgATGTTTTTGTATCTCGTAAGCTAAGCTACGGTGTAGCAATGTTCAGAGTTTAGATAGCTCAACCACTTGAGCAATGTGCACGTATACTGCAAAAGAAATTCCATATAAGCAAATTAAGCTACActtatactacagactagattatagactagactatagactagactatagactagactatagactagactatagactagactaaagactagactatagactagactatagactagactatagactagactatagactagactatagactagactatagactagactagactatagattagactatagactaggtaattgattagactatagacacgaaGTGAGTCTGAGCCCCGACTTTTCAATAGCTTGTTAATTCATATTCAGATTCCTTTGGCATATTGTTAAGGAAGAGCCACACATGTTGCTAACCAGTTACGACTCGATGTCCTACACCTTTAGTTCACCATAATATATTTGGCTATAATATGCTGAGGTTTTCTCTTGATTTGTTTTTGAGATTATCAAAAGTAAATTGATCTTATCCAATACCAAAAGGATCTGTAAGTAAAATCATTTATTGCGCACTAGCAGCTTATGGGGTTTTAGTTTCGATGGCATTACGTGATATCCAAAGAATAACATAAAGAATCAATTCAAGAAATGCCAAAAAAGATATACCACATTCATGATGAAATACCCTGTaccataaattataaaataataaaaaaatcaaaacaaattggTTTCATATAATtactatattaataataattattatcattttattaGCAATAAACATTTCTGAATCAAAATTATTGGCAGAACtatcaaataataaattttaaaaaataaataaagtatcaaagtgagtaaaaatattgtaaattttgcatttagacacataaataaacaatttagcgTTATcagttgtaaaatttataaacacaaCGTTTGAATAATAAACACCCTATAACGAGCTATAAGTAATTAGATTGTTGCAGTTTTTGGGGCACATTTATTTAGGGCATAAAACTATAACCGGTAGTGTGCAAATGAAGTgagttatatattttataaaacgtttGACTTTATGCActtagtttaataaaattgcgttattgaaaaatatcgaattttttaaaattttttagaaaattgaaaaaggttAATAATTCGAATCTTTTTTTAGGACTTAAAGTTAAATGTGTTGagattaaaataaatgataattTACTAATATCCGTTTagaaataatgattttaatcAAGATTTAGTGACAACACCTTACAAAAAAcggaaaacaaaattaaaaaattttaattttaaaaaaattcgcgAAAAAtcgaatttgttaaataattgatTATTCTATTCATAGAATATCAAGTAAAGAATGCTTTctattaaataacttaaattttatataaatataagtttaaCTTTTGATTTTATGCACTAATTCGTAAGAGAATCTCAGTTTGgcagaaatgaaaaatttaaaattttcgaaaattcttaaaaaatcgaaatatgaaaataattcaattcttTTTCTAGTACTTAAAGCTAAATgtgttgtaattaaaataaatcataatttatgACAATCTATGTAGAAATAACGATTTTAATCAAAATCAAGTAACAACACCTTATAACAACAGAAagcaaaattttcgttttttcgaaaattcttaaaaaatcgaaaaatgaaaataattcaattcttTTTCTAGTACTTAAAGCTAAATGTGTTgtgattgaaataaataataatttacaaaattccgTTCAGAAATAATGATTGTAATCAAGATTTAGTGACAACACCttacaaaaaaaagcaaaattaaaactttttaatttttaaaaaaattcgagAAAAATAGAAAACGTTAACTAAATCGATTCGATTCACAGAGTATAAAGCCACATATGTTGCAAATAAAAtgacttaaattttatataaattcaagttgaattttagattttatgcACTATTTAGTGAGACAACTTCAGTTTAAGATAAttgaattaatgaaaatatagatttttcaaaaattcataaaaaatcgaaaaagatCAGTAATTCGATTCTTTTTTTTCGAGCTTAAAGCTAAATGTATCACGAATAAGAtaagttatattttataaaaatctataaagacataatgattttatttataattaaacaaaaatttttagtttttttttttaaatcgcgAAAAATTCTCAaacgatttttaattttatttttatttaactaaaaatagctGATTTTAATTTCGTGCcttaatatactttttaaataatatttttactcaTTTTAAAAACGAAAGTCTCTCAATTAGTCAAATGATTAGAAAAACATTATCattaaattagaatttaaacaaattacaaactaATCAATCAAAACGATTTAGTTTGTAATTAAAGAGGTTTGTGTAAAGTTCAAaagttttttgtgtaaaaattagtTGGTTTTTTCTTGTgtagaaaataatgaaattttgtaaaatagtttTCGTAATGACCCTTTTAATATTAAGCCAGTTTAAGCATAGTCAAGGCAAAAATTATCACAAAACTGTGGCAAATAAAGGTATTTTAGATTTCGTCAAAAAGTtgttataaacaacaaaatagttgctttattttaaagaaaatcttgaaaaattttaatatttaaaacttaaaactataaattttacaaaattttcttaactttcAGATTTCGCCAAACCTTTGAAAGACTTTTCGAAAGAACATATAATTTCTCTAGAACAACAAAGCCTAACCGAtgctaaaaacaacaacaactttccACAACCCGTTATAAACGATTCTACAGGGGAACATAATGTTGATTCCcgcaataaaacaacaaaactctcAATACAAGATACCCCAACAAACATTCATGATTTGTCCAAGAAACTTCTGTTCAACAAAAATACGTTAAAATTATCGAAATCCCCATCACTTCAAACATCCAGAAGCAATGAAATCAATGGACTCTATAAACCCATAAATTCTCAAAAAGTCTATTGTCATCAGATAATAAAAAGTGATCTGAATACTCAAGGCAATATAATCGATAGTGTACAACACATTTGTCATCCTCTACCTAAACAAACAACATcagttaaaactttatttagacACAACTTAAAAACTACCACTTCTCCAACTTATACCAACAAGGAAAAACGTTTTGAACGTTTGGTAAACTCTACACCAGCTAGAGGTTACAATTGTCGGCGTATTATGAACAGTGAACTTAATGAGCGTGGTGAAATTGTCGACACTGTAACGAAGGTATGTGACCCACCTACCACCACAACTACTACGACTCGGAAACCGACAGTG is part of the Lucilia cuprina isolate Lc7/37 chromosome 3, ASM2204524v1, whole genome shotgun sequence genome and harbors:
- the LOC111689749 gene encoding uncharacterized protein LOC111689749, coding for MKFCKIVFVMTLLILSQFKHSQGKNYHKTVANKDFAKPLKDFSKEHIISLEQQSLTDAKNNNNFPQPVINDSTGEHNVDSRNKTTKLSIQDTPTNIHDLSKKLLFNKNTLKLSKSPSLQTSRSNEINGLYKPINSQKVYCHQIIKSDLNTQGNIIDSVQHICHPLPKQTTSVKTLFRHNLKTTTSPTYTNKEKRFERLVNSTPARGYNCRRIMNSELNERGEIVDTVTKVCDPPTTTTTTTRKPTVATTTKATTTTPKPLVKVCRPVMNSYLSEEGEIIDSVTMVCKMEKVV